A part of Capsicum annuum cultivar UCD-10X-F1 chromosome 6, UCD10Xv1.1, whole genome shotgun sequence genomic DNA contains:
- the LOC107875470 gene encoding probable pyridoxal 5'-phosphate synthase subunit PDX1, with the protein MAGSGVVTVYGNGALTETTKQSPFSVKVGLAQMLRGGVIMDVVNAEQARIAEEAGACAVMALERVPADIRAQGGVARMSDPQLIKEIKRAVTIPVMAKARIGHFVEAQILEAIGIDYVDESEVLTLADDENHINKHNFRIPFVCGCRNLGEALRRIREGAAMIRTKGEAGTGNIIEAVRHVRSVMGDIRVLRNMDDDEVFTFAKKIQAPYDLVMQTKQLGRLPVVHFAAGGVATPADAALMMQLGCDGVFVGSGIFKSGDPAKRGRAIVQAVTHYSDPQLLAEISCGLGEAMVGINLDDKVERYANRSE; encoded by the coding sequence ATGGCCGGAAGTGGCGTTGTAACAGTTTACGGAAATGGTGCTTTAACGGAAACAACTAAGCAATCCCCGTTTTCCGTAAAAGTGGGTCTTGCTCAGATGCTTCGTGGCGGCGTTATAATGGACGTCGTTAATGCTGAGCAGGCTCGGATAGCCGAGGAGGCCGGCGCGTGCGCTGTCATGGCTCTTGAGCGCGTCCCTGCTGATATACGCGCTCAAGGCGGCGTTGCACGTATGTCGGATCCTCAACTTATCAAAGAAATCAAACGGGCTGTTACTATTCCGGTTATGGCGAAGGCTAGAATTGGGCATTTTGTGGAGGCGCAGATACTTGAGGCTATTGGGATTGATTACGTTGATGAATCGGAGGTGTTAACCTTGGCGGATGATGAGAATCATATTAACAAGCACAATTTCCGTATCCCTTTTGTATGTGGCTGCCGTAACCTTGGTGAGGCTCTACGCCGTATCCGTGAAGGCGCAGCGATGATTCGTACCAAAGGGGAAGCGGGTACTGGGAACATTATTGAGGCTGTTCGTCACGTGCGTTCTGTGATGGGTGATATCAGGGTGCTCCGCAACATGGATGATGATGAGGTTTTCACTTTCGCTAAGAAGATTCAGGCACCATATGATCTGGTGATGCAGACGAAGCAACTTGGAAGGCTTCCCGTTGTCCACTTTGCAGCAGGTGGGGTGGCGACACCAGCAGATGCAGCGCTTATGATGCAGTTGGGATGTGATGGGGTGTTCGTTGGTTCGGGGATTTTCAAGAGTGGTGACCCTGCAAAGAGAGGACGTGCTATTGTTCAAGCTGTTACTCATTACAGTGACCCACAATTGTTGGCTGAAATTAGCTGTGGGCTTGGTGAGGCAATGGTTGGTATTAATCTTGATGATAAGGTGGAGAGGTATGCTAATCGTTCTGAGTGA
- the LOC107875469 gene encoding phosphoinositide phospholipase C 2 isoform X1, translating into MSNGKEHFKVCFCWSRVFKLRGGEVHEDIKEVFESYSTKGIMSMDHLISFLEKEQKEVDVTKKAQNIFNSLRHLNVVHRRGLNLEAFFKYLIGDNNHAHQFKVHQNMDAPLAHYYIYTGHNSYLTGNQLSSDSSTEPIKKALKKGVRVIELDLWPNTTKDDIHVRHGGTLTTPVKLGKCLKVIKEEAFTASEYPVIITFEDHLHPCPHLQEKVAQMVKNTFQSMLFTPKSEMDKFPSPKELMRNILISTKPPPKDNPAESDSKFSPHTGHSENGRDTLTQEQVQVEEGDENEDQDEVPKYRDLIAIHAAKHKGGMENFGSHGSSSKVGRLSMNEQALENTVGVIEHSHQLIRFTQRNILRVYPKGTRIKSSNYDPLIAWMRGAQMVAFNMQGYDKYLWMMQGFFRANGGCGYVKKPEFLLRGDGACDEVFNSMALPVKKTLKVKIYMGEGWRADFHFRHFDYCSPPDFYVRVGMAGVPADARKMRKTERVNDQWVPIWNHDDEEFIFPIRVPELALLRIDVKDYDPSGEDEFAGQTCLPLSELRTGIRCVPLYDHRGNVYRSVKLLMRFDFTY; encoded by the exons atgtccaATGGTAAGGAACATTTCAAGGTTTGCTTCTGCTGGTCCAGAGTATTCAAACTGAGGGGAGGTGAAGTGCATGAAGATATTAAAGAAGTATTTGAATCATACTCAACAAAAGGAATTATGAGTATGGatcatttaatttcttttctaGAGAAAGAACAGAAGGAGGTTGATGTTACAAAAAAGGCCCAAAATATATTCAATAGCCTCAGGCATCTAAATGTCGTCCATAGAAGGGGATTGAATCTTGAAGCTTTCTTTAAATATCTTATTGGTGATAATAACCATGCTCATCAGTTTAAg GTCCACCAAAACATGGATGCTCCATTAGCCCATTATTATATATACACAGGCCATAACTCATACTTAACTGGAAACCAGCTCAGTAGTGATTCCAGTACTGAACCAATTAAGAAGGCCCTAAAGAAAGGAGTTAGAGTAATTGAATTGGACCTTTGGCCTAATACCACCAAAGATGATATCCATGTTCGTCACGGAGG GACATTGACAACGCCGGTTAAACTAGGCAAATGTCTGAAAGTCATAAAAGAGGAAGCCTTCACTGCTTCTGAATATCCTGTTATAATCACTTTTGAAGACCACCTTCATCCTTGCCCACACCTTCAAGAAAAAGTCGCGCAG ATGGTTAAGAACACATTTCAATCCATGTTGTTCACCCCAAAATCAGAAATGGACAAGTTTCCTTCACCAAAAGAATTAATGAGAAATATCTTAATTTCGACGAAACCACCACCAAAAGATAACCCTGCAGAATCAGACAGTAAGTTTTCACCGCACACAGGGCATTCGGAGAATGGACGTGACACTCTTACTCAG GAGCAAGTACAAGTAGAGGAGGGAGATGAAAACGAAGATCAGGATGAAGTTCCCAAATATAGAGATTTGATTGCAATCCATGCCGCAAAGCACAAAGGTGGTATGGAAAATTTTGGGAGCCATGGAAGTTCTAGTAAAGTCGGACGGCTTAGCATGAATGAACAAGCTCTTGAAAACACCGTAGGTGTTATTGAACATAGCCATCAACTTATCCG ATTTACACAACGAAATATCCTAAGGGTGTACCCAAAGGGTACACGCATTAAATCATCAAACTATGATCCTCTAATTGCATGGATGCGTGGAGCACAGATGGTTGCATTTAATATGCAG GGATACGATAAGTACCTATGGATGATGCAAGGATTTTTTCGAGCTAATGGAGGCTGTGGCTACGTGAAAAAGCCAGAATTTTTACTAAGGGGAGATGGAGCATGTGACGAAGTTTTCAATTCCATGGCGTTGCCAGTAAAGAAAACTCTCAAG GTAAAGATATACATGGGAGAAGGTTGGCGTGCAGACTTCCATTTTAGACACTTCGATTATTGTTCCCCTCCAGACTTCTATGTCAGG GTTGGAATGGCAGGAGTACCTGCGGATGCTCGCAAGATGCGTAAAACAGAAAGAGTGAACGATCAATGGGTACCAATATGGAATCATGATGACGAGGAATTCATATTCCCAATTCGTGTTCCAGAACTAGCATTGCTTCGGATTGATGTTAAGGATTATGATCCATCTGGTGAAGATGAATTTGCAGGACAAACATGTTTGCCTCTTTCCGAGCTGAGGACTGGGATTCGATGTGTTCCTTTGTATGATCACAGAGGAAATGTATACAGATCTGTAAAGCTTCTCATGCGTTTCGACTTCACTTATTAA
- the LOC107875469 gene encoding phosphoinositide phospholipase C 2 isoform X2 encodes MSNGKEHFKVCFCWSRVFKLRGGEVHEDIKEVFESYSTKGIMSMDHLISFLEKEQKEVDVTKKAQNIFNSLRHLNVVHRRGLNLEAFFKYLIGDNNHAHQFKMVKNTFQSMLFTPKSEMDKFPSPKELMRNILISTKPPPKDNPAESDSKFSPHTGHSENGRDTLTQEQVQVEEGDENEDQDEVPKYRDLIAIHAAKHKGGMENFGSHGSSSKVGRLSMNEQALENTVGVIEHSHQLIRFTQRNILRVYPKGTRIKSSNYDPLIAWMRGAQMVAFNMQGYDKYLWMMQGFFRANGGCGYVKKPEFLLRGDGACDEVFNSMALPVKKTLKVKIYMGEGWRADFHFRHFDYCSPPDFYVRVGMAGVPADARKMRKTERVNDQWVPIWNHDDEEFIFPIRVPELALLRIDVKDYDPSGEDEFAGQTCLPLSELRTGIRCVPLYDHRGNVYRSVKLLMRFDFTY; translated from the exons atgtccaATGGTAAGGAACATTTCAAGGTTTGCTTCTGCTGGTCCAGAGTATTCAAACTGAGGGGAGGTGAAGTGCATGAAGATATTAAAGAAGTATTTGAATCATACTCAACAAAAGGAATTATGAGTATGGatcatttaatttcttttctaGAGAAAGAACAGAAGGAGGTTGATGTTACAAAAAAGGCCCAAAATATATTCAATAGCCTCAGGCATCTAAATGTCGTCCATAGAAGGGGATTGAATCTTGAAGCTTTCTTTAAATATCTTATTGGTGATAATAACCATGCTCATCAGTTTAAg ATGGTTAAGAACACATTTCAATCCATGTTGTTCACCCCAAAATCAGAAATGGACAAGTTTCCTTCACCAAAAGAATTAATGAGAAATATCTTAATTTCGACGAAACCACCACCAAAAGATAACCCTGCAGAATCAGACAGTAAGTTTTCACCGCACACAGGGCATTCGGAGAATGGACGTGACACTCTTACTCAG GAGCAAGTACAAGTAGAGGAGGGAGATGAAAACGAAGATCAGGATGAAGTTCCCAAATATAGAGATTTGATTGCAATCCATGCCGCAAAGCACAAAGGTGGTATGGAAAATTTTGGGAGCCATGGAAGTTCTAGTAAAGTCGGACGGCTTAGCATGAATGAACAAGCTCTTGAAAACACCGTAGGTGTTATTGAACATAGCCATCAACTTATCCG ATTTACACAACGAAATATCCTAAGGGTGTACCCAAAGGGTACACGCATTAAATCATCAAACTATGATCCTCTAATTGCATGGATGCGTGGAGCACAGATGGTTGCATTTAATATGCAG GGATACGATAAGTACCTATGGATGATGCAAGGATTTTTTCGAGCTAATGGAGGCTGTGGCTACGTGAAAAAGCCAGAATTTTTACTAAGGGGAGATGGAGCATGTGACGAAGTTTTCAATTCCATGGCGTTGCCAGTAAAGAAAACTCTCAAG GTAAAGATATACATGGGAGAAGGTTGGCGTGCAGACTTCCATTTTAGACACTTCGATTATTGTTCCCCTCCAGACTTCTATGTCAGG GTTGGAATGGCAGGAGTACCTGCGGATGCTCGCAAGATGCGTAAAACAGAAAGAGTGAACGATCAATGGGTACCAATATGGAATCATGATGACGAGGAATTCATATTCCCAATTCGTGTTCCAGAACTAGCATTGCTTCGGATTGATGTTAAGGATTATGATCCATCTGGTGAAGATGAATTTGCAGGACAAACATGTTTGCCTCTTTCCGAGCTGAGGACTGGGATTCGATGTGTTCCTTTGTATGATCACAGAGGAAATGTATACAGATCTGTAAAGCTTCTCATGCGTTTCGACTTCACTTATTAA